A genomic stretch from Candidatus Nitrososphaera gargensis Ga9.2 includes:
- the serB gene encoding phosphoserine phosphatase SerB, whose translation MLKYNRMLIIFDVEGVLLNAEYLPVLAQVMGPKKEKEIWDITNAGIRGEINWEEGLKRRVHALRGIKYEDAKRLAEGLPLMPGAKELCSALKKAGWKMIAVSGGFTIITDRLKTDLGIDKIFSNELVFKDGKLDDVIMHVTSDKAAAVRGTIKEWGIRKEDIVVVVDGANDLKLFALAGFTVGFCPVDVVREKANETIDKRDLGLLLHLLKKNFGEAVLINAASRRQ comes from the coding sequence TTGCTTAAGTACAACAGAATGCTGATTATCTTTGATGTAGAAGGCGTTTTGCTCAACGCCGAGTACCTTCCAGTTCTGGCACAGGTGATGGGTCCGAAAAAAGAAAAGGAGATCTGGGATATCACTAATGCTGGTATAAGGGGCGAAATCAACTGGGAGGAGGGGCTCAAGCGCAGGGTGCATGCACTGAGGGGCATCAAGTACGAAGACGCCAAGAGACTGGCTGAAGGCCTACCACTGATGCCCGGCGCAAAGGAGCTTTGCTCTGCGCTGAAAAAGGCAGGATGGAAAATGATCGCAGTATCTGGCGGCTTTACGATAATCACTGACAGGCTAAAGACCGATCTCGGGATCGACAAAATATTCTCCAACGAGCTGGTGTTCAAGGACGGCAAGCTTGATGACGTGATAATGCACGTTACGTCCGACAAGGCAGCAGCGGTGAGAGGCACGATAAAGGAATGGGGCATCAGAAAGGAGGACATTGTCGTGGTGGTGGACGGGGCCAACGACTTGAAGCTGTTCGCCCTTGCAGGGTTCACGGTGGGGTTCTGCCCTGTTGACGTAGTAAGGGAGAAAGCCAACGAAACCATTGACAAGCGTGACCTTGGGCTCCTATTGCACCTGCTAAAAAAAAATTTTGGTGAAGCCGTGCTGATAAACGCAGCAAGCAGAAGGCAATAG
- a CDS encoding VWA domain-containing protein, whose amino-acid sequence MDSHSSVPGSKKFVYFPLDKEGQEQKQQSQGERELPRDVLDKLLKALGREALREKTPSLQELEQALQGALLQQQGQEWEQQQQPGSQTGSEGETDSDNSGIPLVRQLMNKGYLKDSPKWLSSKGFNEIGNRMLSDVMKALKAGEYGMHETRDIGSGSLVLDTSKKYEPGDDIRLLNVPKSLLNTIQRMSKDGGKLKLPLQIDVEDFEEYETMQDVRVAVVYCIDLSSTMRYSSMYGDMSRIEAAKRALWSLYLLNRKFFPSDSVYIVGFGALASKVAPNDIPYLKTFEPGSDFLHYTNYQAAFRLASKMLQKDGALNKRIVLVTDGHPSACFIDDKSEQDKILSQRPYSHFYTPDRQTLDTVKQENSMNLDIASGELVYLCYRYRQVDQYIGERTIVEAKKVHSQNIDIDTIMVSEEDSLLGYVNEMEKYVKGRSYYINPADIDKVLLTDYLNNKKQQTIRAHSQW is encoded by the coding sequence ATGGACTCGCACAGTAGCGTCCCGGGCAGCAAGAAATTCGTATATTTTCCACTTGACAAAGAGGGGCAAGAGCAAAAGCAGCAGAGCCAGGGCGAGCGCGAGCTTCCACGCGACGTGCTTGACAAACTACTGAAGGCATTGGGCAGGGAAGCGCTCAGGGAAAAGACACCCAGCCTGCAGGAGCTGGAGCAGGCGCTGCAGGGAGCCCTGTTGCAGCAACAAGGGCAAGAATGGGAGCAACAACAGCAGCCCGGCTCGCAGACAGGATCGGAAGGTGAAACGGACAGCGACAATTCCGGCATACCCCTTGTAAGGCAGCTGATGAACAAGGGCTACCTAAAGGACTCGCCCAAGTGGCTCAGCTCAAAGGGATTTAACGAGATAGGCAACAGGATGCTGAGCGACGTGATGAAGGCGCTCAAGGCCGGCGAGTACGGCATGCACGAAACGCGCGACATTGGAAGCGGCTCGCTCGTTCTTGACACCAGCAAAAAGTACGAACCGGGCGACGACATCCGGCTTCTCAACGTGCCCAAGTCACTGTTGAACACCATCCAGCGCATGTCAAAGGATGGGGGCAAGCTAAAGCTGCCGCTGCAGATCGATGTGGAGGACTTTGAAGAGTACGAGACAATGCAGGATGTGCGTGTCGCAGTCGTCTACTGCATCGACCTGAGCTCGACCATGCGCTACTCCTCGATGTACGGCGATATGAGCAGGATAGAGGCCGCAAAGAGGGCGCTCTGGAGTCTCTATCTTTTGAACAGAAAGTTCTTCCCCTCAGACTCAGTCTACATCGTGGGCTTTGGCGCGCTTGCGTCAAAGGTTGCGCCAAACGACATTCCTTACTTAAAGACGTTTGAGCCGGGCTCGGACTTTCTCCACTATACCAACTACCAAGCCGCGTTCAGGCTTGCAAGCAAGATGCTGCAAAAGGACGGCGCGCTGAACAAGAGGATCGTTCTTGTGACAGACGGCCACCCAAGCGCCTGCTTTATCGACGACAAGAGCGAGCAGGACAAGATACTTTCGCAGAGGCCATATTCACATTTTTATACGCCAGACAGGCAGACGCTTGACACTGTCAAGCAGGAAAACAGCATGAATTTGGACATAGCGTCTGGCGAGCTTGTTTACCTGTGCTATCGCTATCGGCAGGTAGACCAGTACATAGGCGAGCGCACGATAGTGGAAGCGAAAAAAGTGCACTCGCAGAACATTGACATTGACACAATAATGGTAAGTGAAGAAGATTCCCTGCTTGGATACGTCAACGAAATGGAAAAGTACGTCAAGGGCAGGTCATACTACATCAACCCTGCAGACATTGACAAGGTGCTACTGACCGACTACCTTAACAATAAGAAGCAGCAGACTATACGGGCGCATTCCCAGTGGTAG